The following are encoded in a window of Leptospira selangorensis genomic DNA:
- the purU gene encoding formyltetrahydrofolate deformylase — protein MNPEPNLKKNRVLLIRCKDEAGLIHRITGFLANIGANIVGNQEFVEPLEKVFFMRTEYSLENSSKEEGLISELGKILPKDAKLTLSNPKFPKVVLLATKEPHCLGDILLRWRYGELPMELLGVVSNHEILGDLVRDFKLPFHCISSDGMTREEHENRLDSYLKELQPDWIVLAKYMRILTPEFVKKWEHRILNIHHSFLPAFVGAKPYEQAYKRGVKIIGGTAHIVTENLDEGPILVQDVCHVDHGYSPERLVLYGRDLEKVVLSKALRLLLEDRVMIFQNRTIIFE, from the coding sequence TTGAACCCCGAACCCAATCTAAAAAAGAACCGAGTACTTCTCATTCGTTGTAAAGACGAGGCGGGACTGATCCACAGGATCACAGGATTTTTAGCAAATATTGGCGCTAATATAGTTGGAAACCAAGAGTTCGTGGAACCATTGGAGAAGGTATTCTTTATGAGAACTGAATATTCTCTTGAGAATAGTTCAAAAGAAGAAGGTCTCATTTCCGAACTTGGAAAAATCCTTCCGAAAGATGCTAAGCTTACTTTATCCAACCCAAAATTTCCCAAGGTAGTTTTACTTGCTACAAAAGAGCCTCATTGTTTGGGAGATATTCTTCTTCGTTGGAGATACGGGGAGTTGCCCATGGAACTTTTGGGTGTAGTTTCCAATCACGAAATTTTAGGAGATCTGGTCCGAGATTTTAAACTTCCTTTTCATTGTATTTCCAGCGACGGGATGACACGAGAAGAACATGAAAACCGATTGGATTCTTATCTGAAGGAACTCCAACCGGATTGGATCGTTCTCGCAAAATATATGAGAATACTCACTCCTGAATTCGTAAAAAAATGGGAGCATCGTATATTAAATATCCATCATTCGTTTTTGCCTGCGTTCGTAGGAGCAAAACCTTACGAGCAAGCATATAAGCGTGGAGTCAAGATCATAGGCGGAACTGCTCATATCGTGACTGAAAATTTGGACGAAGGACCTATCTTAGTCCAAGATGTTTGTCATGTGGATCACGGTTATTCTCCGGAACGTTTGGTTTTATACGGAAGAGATTTGGAGAAGGTTGTATTGTCCAAGGCTTTGCGCCTACTTTTGGAAGATAGGGTGATGATCTTTCAGAACAGAACTATCATTTTCGAATAA